DNA sequence from the Manihot esculenta cultivar AM560-2 chromosome 11, M.esculenta_v8, whole genome shotgun sequence genome:
TCTTAAtcttttatcaataataaatctACTAGCAAATGGAATCCACCTTCATTATTGGGAAGCATTATCAAGAAAGCAATTACAGACAATattaaaaaggagaaagaataGGATTAGATATCAAGATGAAGTAAATCAATTAGTTGAATTCTTACTAGAATGAGTTCCTACATAGCATTAACAGAATATTTAAGTCTACAGTTTAGGAAACGTCAGAAATCAATATTCTAAGACTCTTGAGAGTACAAGAGAAGGAGAAGGCTGCAAAATGAAACAACAGAGAAAAGCTGTTTCATAAGAAGCAAGTTCAGTAGAATAATCATGGAGATGCAATTGCCCGATTGCGGATCCTGCTTGATCGCCTCAGAGGAGTTATTGCTTCCTGCTTCAACACAAACaagaaacatataaatattacTAAAACTTCTATTCTCCAAACATTTTAAGTAGCAAAAAGTACAAGGAAAGTTCTTGTCACTTGCCtctttctttataattttcttcTCATCAGTATATGAAGGCGAATTAATGTTTGAGATATGTGATAAAGCTGGATGCATACGAACAGGAACTGAATTAGCCCTGCTGCCTGTCTCCTTCTTCTCCATGGAAACGGAATAGCTGCTCACTTCACTCTCTATCATTCTGCTTTTCATGCCACAGCTCCTAAGAGAGCTGCTCATCTCCCCCACCACTAGCTCACCAAGCAACTCAATTGTTGGGGATCGGATTTCATATCTTTGTTTGGAATCTTCTTCCAATGAATTCGTCACGGACCTGGAGTTGGCAAATGAAACAGGATGTTGAGTGTGCTCATCCTTATCTTCCTCATTAGCAAGGAGTGAGCAGCATTTTTCTGCTATCACAGAGTCGAGACAAGGTTCAACAACAGGATGAGCGTCCTTTCTTGCATTTCTATTCTTTCTAAAGTGAAGAGCCAATGCCAGGGACGCTGCAATTGAAGAAAAGATAGAAAATCCAACGACAGCTTTCAGAATTGATTCCATTTCCATGTGTTTGATAAGCCCCTCCTTCGTAATCAAAATTTCATGGGCATCATCAGTGACATTTCCAATTCCACCCATTTCCCCGTTAAAGGTTTCTTCTTTGATTGGCTCACCCACCATCTCATTTTCCTTCTCAGAAGTATTTGGAACGCTTGATTCATTCGTTAGGGGCATCTGAATCACTTCAAGAGCTTCCAGTCCCTGCAACCCAGAATTTGCAGCCAACTGATCAGAAATTGCCACTTCAAGGTCACTAGCATCTGCAATTTCTCCTGCTTGTACCTTGAAAATCTTGTCAACTACTTCCTTCTCTCCATACTCaacaatctccatagcctcacTTTCTCCTCCTTCACTAAACTCATCTACTGCTCCTTCCTGTTCATATTCAACCATCTCTACTACTTCATTCAATCCATCACTGTCTTCTGTCTCTCCAAAATTTACATCTTCAATCATCTCTTCTTCCTCAATTCGATCTGAATCAACAGAACTCATTTGCGTTCCTTCTCTGTCAACCAAGAATTTTCCAATCTCAAGACTCTTCACAAattcatatacatgatcttgtaTCATGTGATATCCATCCTTGAAACTCCCAACAGCTTGTACAACAGGTGGAGGTGTGGGAGAGTTCATAGAGGAAATATATGAAGTAGAAAACACCAGAACAGTCAACAAGACCAAAACTTTAAGTATTCCTCTAAAACCCCATCCTCTTTCCTCATATTCCTCCTCAAATTCATCTTCACTTTCATCCATCTCTTCATTTTCTTGCTTCACATTAGCATCGTTAGACCCAGTTGCCAAGGAACCACAAGAACTAGCCAAAATACCTTCACCATTAATGCCTTTCTCGGTCTCCAAACAATCATTTTCAACAGTTGTTAACCCATCGCCATTGCCTTGTTTCGCCTGATTTTCTCTTTTAAGAAATAACTCCTGGCGCCTGTTGGGCTTATAGCGGAGAAATTTAGGCCTTGGAGAGAGGCAATTGGTTAAGGGATCATAAGGCCTTGATGATAAATCATCAACAAGAGCCTTTTGCTCTTTTTCATCAAACTCAGTACTAGAAGTGGTTTTTGAATCTAGACTTGTGGGCATTTGGGTGGCTTTTGAATCAAGATTTGTTGAGATTTTCTGGAAAGAGTTGTCTAGAGTCTCATTCCTTTCCGCCAAGATTTTCTTTCTTGGGGGATTGATTTTTGAAGCTCCAGATATTGTTGGTGACATATAGTGCTTTGTTGTTGGTTTCTTTGAGCTTTGTACACTTAGCCCCATTTCTCCATAGCTTTCCTCATTTTCATCTGTGCCTATACATTACAAATTAACTTCCTTAGTGCAAAACACAATTTCTATTTCTCATTTGGTTGCTTGAAAattgacaaaataaaaaataaaaaaacaaacagaaaaacaaaaggaaaagaaaCTTTACCTCTGGAGATTGAAGGAGGCTTAATTGGAGCCGATGATGAGGAAACGTCCTTATCAAGACCATCCATTTCCTTGACTACAGTGAAGTCTAGAGCTCTAaatgaaactttttttttcttcccttttttgtttatcttttggagGGAGAGAAGAGTGTGGATGGAATGACAAAAGAAAGTGAGTCGATAAAATGACCGTTGCGAAGTGAATCGCGTTGAAAACTAtgctatttatttaaaattttaaaatccagTTTTGTTTACCGTTGGAGGGCGTGTGTGTCTAACGGGTAGTTCCTAGAGCCTATTGTCCATGAGGCCTGGCCCACCTATTTAACGTGCATGcaataagaaaatgaaaaaacaaaTGGCCCATGCAGGTCTCGAACCTGCGACCTTCGCGTTATTAGCACGACGCTCTAACCAACTGAGCTAATAGGCCGTTGCGTTTTAGCAAGTCTGTATAAATCATTTGTAAGATTTTTTTC
Encoded proteins:
- the LOC110625792 gene encoding uncharacterized protein LOC110625792 produces the protein MDGLDKDVSSSSAPIKPPSISRGTDENEESYGEMGLSVQSSKKPTTKHYMSPTISGASKINPPRKKILAERNETLDNSFQKISTNLDSKATQMPTSLDSKTTSSTEFDEKEQKALVDDLSSRPYDPLTNCLSPRPKFLRYKPNRRQELFLKRENQAKQGNGDGLTTVENDCLETEKGINGEGILASSCGSLATGSNDANVKQENEEMDESEDEFEEEYEERGWGFRGILKVLVLLTVLVFSTSYISSMNSPTPPPVVQAVGSFKDGYHMIQDHVYEFVKSLEIGKFLVDREGTQMSSVDSDRIEEEEMIEDVNFGETEDSDGLNEVVEMVEYEQEGAVDEFSEGGESEAMEIVEYGEKEVVDKIFKVQAGEIADASDLEVAISDQLAANSGLQGLEALEVIQMPLTNESSVPNTSEKENEMVGEPIKEETFNGEMGGIGNVTDDAHEILITKEGLIKHMEMESILKAVVGFSIFSSIAASLALALHFRKNRNARKDAHPVVEPCLDSVIAEKCCSLLANEEDKDEHTQHPVSFANSRSVTNSLEEDSKQRYEIRSPTIELLGELVVGEMSSSLRSCGMKSRMIESEVSSYSVSMEKKETGSRANSVPVRMHPALSHISNINSPSYTDEKKIIKKEEAITPLRRSSRIRNRAIASP